The nucleotide sequence GTTGAGGCTGTTTTTACACCGTGTAATCAAACTTTTGGattaatattattaagaatgttgagttaaaaaaaaaaaaagtgctaGCACTTGTACATGTTACTTGAAAATAGGTTGTAAACGTTTCTcaactctctcttcttctttttgtttgttcaatCTTTCATTACGTAATAAAAGTCACAAAACGCACACAGCATTCCACAGCAGCCACAGATGATTCCAGCGTTTCTCAATTCTCTCTTGCTCTGTTTAATGTGTCCGATGTTTCAATTCACAAGTTTGTAATGGGCAGAGCAACCTGAGCTGCGAAATTACGATGTCGCATTTATATCTGAATCAATGCTCGTATTACTAGCCCGTTAGTGGACGACCCAAGAgtcatttatataaatagaataaTTTACTGAAAAGAATAAATAATCTCGGTGGCACCGACAGCCACCAAATGTCCAACCACTACTCCCATGTAACCATCGTAACAAAACACCAAAGAAGATCTTCCTTCTTTCATTGTATGGGAACAAGAAAACAATTAGAAGATAATAGATAATAGACAATTAGTCAAAAGAATCAAATGGTCAtgctatcaaaattatataaaaccaTGTGGTAATGAAAGAAACATAGATATTTTCCACAGGGAAAAAGAGTTCTGTAATGACGATAGGTGCGTTTGTAGTAAAATAATGACGAAAGTGATTGTTGCAATCGAgattataaaacatgttaattcCATATTTAGATGAATTTTATTAgagaaaaataacattttctaAAGCATTCATctattttaaagatattttccatagcatttatataaaataacattttatatagCTTACATATGTGAAAACTTTCATCCATTTCTAAATTTCTCTAATTCCGAAAAAATAGATGTAAATTGGAAATGATGTGACTGTTGTTTTTATTTCTGGTTTTTCTTAATTTCACCTTAAACAAATACAGTATATATTTTTGACTTTACtcgtcggaaaaaaaattggaagacAAAACTCAAGTTAGCGAGAAGCACTTTCCATTATTATCTCTCTCCCCCCACCAATTTCATATCGCAATAATAATAATGTTCAATAATGATACCACTACCGGCGCCGGAGCCGTCGTCCCGACTCCATCTGCTACAGTTCCATCCACCATCTTCCCCGGCACAACCATCACTTCCAACTCCACATTCATCATCATCGATCCCCCTCCACCGTTCCCAGCACCTCCTCGGAGCATCGACTTCACTCCTATCAAACTAATCTTCGCCGTTCCCGCCTTAGTTTACTCCTATCAAACTAATCATTCAGAGGAGATCGGTAACGAATGCACCGTGTGTAAGTCGGTGCTCGCCGACGGCGAAGAGATCCGACAACTAAGCGCGTGTAAGCACGAGTTCCACGTGTCTTGTATCGAGGAGTGGCTCCAAACTCGTTCCAATTGTCCTAATTGCAGAGCAGACGTCCCCGTTAAACCGACTGAAGCCGACGCTAACGTTAACGGTAACGTTAACGTGAATCGCAGCGGTGGCGGAAACCGCCGAGTTTCAGCGACCAATAGAGATGACGATTGGCGTCAAGGTCTACCTGATGCTTCTAGTCtagtttgattcattttttatatcgtaagttatttttttcgatttcatgattttttttttttttggtataatgattttatatttattgtggCTGTAAACAAAtttacgttaaatctaaaaaatatgagttcgttaatttaattatttttggttgCTTCGTAACTCCGTAAGCAACAGTGTGTCTAAGATGTGACGTTGACTCTCGACAACTCACAGAAACGCACTACAGCATGCTCATCCTACGGCGTGTGAAGATCCCATGACAATCGTGCGGTTCATATTCTTCCACGAAAAACAATCGAACTTTCGTCTTATTCCCGGCGATTTAAGCGCTAGGCGTTATCCTTTAGTCCTTGTGGGATTAACTTTAACACTAACCTACAGGAAACCTGGGCCGGGCCTGACAATTTCGAGTTcagaagcaaaaaaaattcttgatcCATGatctaaataaaacataaaaatattaaatgttgTTTCCATGTAATTTGAACTCATAACCTCCCGCTTTAATATACTTAGTTTTTACCATCAAAACAAGAGAAAAACTTCGCTTATACTAGGCCCctaaagtaaatattttcttgttgaCCCTAAAGCCAATGCTTGATCTGCTTGGTATCAGGTACGACCCTGCTGGAAACCATCTGGTGCTTCCTCCGGTTTAATACTAACTATGTTTAATGTCAAGTGGCGGGTGGCGCTTagagttttatgtttttaaacatgTGTGGCCATGTGACATTGGTCTGTAGTTTCTATTGCGAACGATTGAGTTTATCCCATGCCGATAAACAATGATTTTATAGGATTCCGTCCACAGAATATCTtcgaattattaaaaaaaaaaatcatatgaacTTTCTTCCAGATCCATTGTGTTTATACTTAGGAGTATCTATGAAATTATAGAAACCTTCGCCGAAATCATATACaataaaacctctataaattaataatgttgggacactaaaatttcattaatttatagatatattaatttataaaagtttccttttttagattttttaagatttttttctattttaattatttttta is from Brassica napus cultivar Da-Ae chromosome A4, Da-Ae, whole genome shotgun sequence and encodes:
- the LOC111200676 gene encoding RING-H2 finger protein ATL33-like; this translates as MFNNDTTTGAGAVVPTPSATVPSTIFPGTTITSNSTFIIIDPPPPFPAPPRSIDFTPIKLIFAVPALVYSYQTNHSEEIGNECTVCKSVLADGEEIRQLSACKHEFHVSCIEEWLQTRSNCPNCRADVPVKPTEADANVNGNVNVNRSGGGNRRVSATNRDDDWRQGLPDASSLV